A genome region from Myripristis murdjan chromosome 16, fMyrMur1.1, whole genome shotgun sequence includes the following:
- the entpd3 gene encoding ectonucleoside triphosphate diphosphohydrolase 3, translating to MAAKRQMGFRCRLVVVLLLLLGSIAAIIAVAVIQDTWRFQEYNTEYGIVIDSGSSRSTVYLYEWPGEKKNETGVVKEVLHCRVAGNGISDMGVDPVKDAASWKGFKACMVNVTENIPPEKHNKTPLFLGATAGMRLLQMEDEKRSNEVLANLRKYLGSLPFMFQNASIISGQEEGLYGWITVNYLMGNFLERHLWNTHVNPHGAETVGSMDLGGASTQIAFAVQEDLRGDDYLQVRLYGYPYNVYTHSFLCYGKNEMDKRIQDKVIKQSQNRTYVYNPCYAEGYNTTTKASVIYNSQCTQKPEDYNPDQDIVMVGDPDADKCVRIVRSLFDFKNCSSASCSFNGVEQPPVTGDFMAYAGFYYIARAMLLSDTSVDAFKSELDEFKSAVEKFCQTHWTVLTKEKHWVSERHLKTYCYTGHYVLTLLANGYKFDTDTWKNIAFQRQVKDTSVGWSLGYMLSMSNMIPSEARDVTPMASSVFAGLIFLFSALTIVTMVLLLIMFVRTCY from the exons ATGGCTGCCAAACGGCAAATGGGCTTCAGGTGTCGTCTCGTGGTGGTGTTGCTTCTCCTCCTGGGCAGTATTGCTGCTATTATTGCAGTCGCGGTTATCCAGGACACGTGGAGGTTTCAAGAATACAACACGGAG TACGGCATAGTGATAGACTCCGGGTCGTCCCGTTCCACCGTGTACCTGTATGAGTGGCCGGgggagaaaaagaatgaaacagGAGTGGTGAAAGAGGTACTGCACTGCAGAGTTGCTG GTAATGGCATCTCAGATATGGGGGTTGACCCAGTGAAAGATGCTGCATCATGGAAAGGCTTCAAAGCCTGCATGGTCAACGTCACCGAAAACATTCCtcctgaaaaacacaacaaaacaccccTCTTCCTGGGAGCTACTGCTGGAATGAGACTGCTGCA GATGGAGGATGAAAAGAGGTCCAATGAGGTCTTGGCAAACCTCAGAAAATACCTGGGCTCTCTGCCCTTCATGTTCCAAAATGCCTCCATAATCTCTGGACAGGAAGAAGGGCTGTATGGGTGGATCACTGTCAACTACCTCATGGGAAACTTCCTGGAG AGGCACCTGTGGAACACACATGTTAATCCTCATGGGGCAGAGACAGTGGGGTCCATGGACCTTGGTGGAGCTTCCACCCAAATTGCCTTTGCAGTCCAAGAAGACCTCCGGGGGGATGATTACTTGCAGGTCCGGCTCTATGGCTATCCTTACAATGTctacacacacagtttcctcTGCTATGGCAAGAATGAGATGGACAAACGGATTCAGGACAAAGTAATCAAG CAATCCCAGAACCGGACCTACGTTTACAATCCCTGCTATGCTGAAGGTTACAACACCACCACAAAGGCATCAGTCATCTACAATTCTCAGTGCACACAGAAGCCAGAGGACTACAACCCAGACCAGGACATTGTCATGGTGGGAGACCCAGACGCAGACAAGTGCGTGAGGATCGTGAGGTCCCTGTTTGATTTCAAGAATTGCTCCAGTGCCAGCTGCTCCTTCAACGGAGTTGAGCAACCACCAGTCACAGGAGACTTTATG GCATACGCTGGATTCTACTACATTGCCAGGGCTATGCTGCTCAGTGACACGAGTGTGGATGCATTCAAATCAGAGCTGGATGAATTCAAGTCTGCAGTAGAGAAATTCTGCCAAACACACTGGACGGTG ctgACGAAAGAGAAGCACTGGGTGTCTGAGCGGCACCTGAAGACTTACTGCTACACAGGCCACTATGTGCTCACCCTGCTGGCCAATGGATACAAGTTTGACACAGACACGTGGAAAAACATTGCCTTCCAGAGACAG GTGAAGGACACCAGTGTGGGCTGGAGTTTGGGCTACATGCTCAGTATGTCCAACATGATCCCATCTGAGGCCAGAGACGTCACCCCCATGGCGAGCAGCGTCTTCGCCGGCCTCATCTTCCTATTTTCAGCTCTGACCATTGTAACCATGGTCTTACTCCTCATCATGTTCGTTCGCACCTGTTACTGA